The Cloeon dipterum chromosome 3, ieCloDipt1.1, whole genome shotgun sequence genome includes a region encoding these proteins:
- the LOC135941254 gene encoding golgin subfamily A member 4-like isoform X2, with translation MQREPQAGKGPLGGLSKGGTKGDGDAACLQSLDSARSSVDSADESLIRANEYELIMNEMERRFVEGQKDADEDIISKLENEKSDLQRQLRETNAELMVEAASRAEQDSTVVDLGRQVAMLQEQLHNATGLLESAAGPDAVALMTAQNGRLQAENIAESLNKALAAAQAEAANLRAQIGLQSSRQVQELKQGIQVLSQRCEELSKEKEELIAENKRNLAKCKEDSESRFGEQLRNINHQWKLSQERAEKEHKELLTKLEAELESIKSEFDNSSLKEQIQGLLEDRQSLENVVAALRTQLQQNHLDKGQLDALASEKDKSQLQELVDLRKLVAQSSQEVAELRSNQAILREENAKLYEKIEIMEDAEEALRHVQARARALEAECGRLHAEKEEAEAEAELLYSRWRTTEQEALRFKRLYSRNSNLKDVIIEEEEEIAENVQYEVENEVDAAEKGVSRQKIRPEEVPTGQGALMGWVERCEAMAGRLRTAEANASRLATQMDHQEARVRVLTEEKIALLQKNKELSDKVVTLQRTSASVARSKLLMNQYELKIGQLENERGHLQKALAQLETELTKARGSRVDNRDLESAAKQAIILEHSLKHAKQAQNLLQVKVSNLEELVTSLEAGLNAVGSKLEESSAELAAAWATASGHQEAASSFSAQLAACQERAARLEQRMASALAADELTLSLENGLRDLVEELVTEVGDLKAALKAERLKSSKQPEVLQERINSAILLEKLGQQKEQLQLAKEENSCTSGDWIVRLEQQLCEMIEELECRKNSITDSTTRQEVEVDACGKLEAEVRDLQARLAQAQLQCQGLLKEKNALENELLTLEASLQQKELLMEEQRKLLQLQVSEKDLEVKKVHAEATVKEIELLLCRSRMSEGMDCVTDGCGRLQEVKTALDEIHETAVAQMREQLASHNPVNISQLQMIHLQQLEDMKKRIDAQEIHLRENFAQKISQEVEAVLKNLEGAFDEKCLNKVQNCVRKDVEAEMQKLNTSFERQVLSLQEKHNQEIEVFKAESQSKFACLKEKLDTKASNEKVENILKQDKERHNESLLKGLERSVCSQLDACFQEICEKWGEKCSKAALEGGQEVAAEVRAASLQLSNKYHQEMENLRKALKEANSKIQEQIKLEWEKSSEVTDLQQINDLLADLRSSGLTVSTLLDLKSALEEKHKQEMDELRSYFEQRCEKYTEDVISQRSQSRKISISSDEFQSGDFDQDKTKDCESFSEPPSLTRPDVRLLEAVEAEWRDKFSRQEEKYEQQIKQLAKDMQDAHQLEISQLLDATDQSERLRSEMLPRIHTFNLTREPVIEESVDEIPVWSKQIEQEVERRVAEETQKISTQIDEEIAAIKKASIQEQLALEEKHKKTAIECIEQREKLIKELEEKFQASLVELQGKHEKQISNLKVKHEKELGELEEELNKTHKENLELVLNEMNAKFAENLEGLEKLLAQAHQKEVLKLQQSIEQQEESFVALLEDQAKRGAVSELEFERRLQQERLDTVSALSQHLQAMLAGEQEVTEWPAEMEQLRQYLVTDAQSQVDKLKKQHQREMEVLRQQLNEGGEAPLREQFLQQKQVLNRENELLRHLVSELVRYLGQLDEQLASFVDTHALGSDTESNASEEERRLRLAPDLSALSEALDLSQLDAAQMRADLDACLLRLRREVADIIGVSEASLVGTKQLDELKQLLAASEAKVANLEARLDGRARDTISEGFGDDGAPLGLEARLSRIEQLLEMVKAALQDEPHPSGPLLEQLVAEGQRLADETRREKDDLHMQIECADKQVRANRVFMDEQAAEREQERDEFARQLQQLKDALKDKDKDKHEIVRLAKEVEFLEGLGRENTVQLQKAQATAADAAAQFKAANDKVQVLREVVKTLEGQLEDKSKSEAELKLQLSDLQTAFNQESRVLSEQLDALKNDHSSIDLLDQIGTLEEQLNDYKRKLEEKVSQETPAQAEMNLQLKTIEMTLDKRTKELERVHKRTELSDIAEGVTSPESTDRVRSPLTSLRRLQDKLQNHTRAEDAAFAHIKKLEIELSSARRAEEGLQIERCELQKRVEDQLQQITSLQARLDQQRFQQSSLEQLQSSNVRQVQLRSAEQLENLKEKLAAKETEVKEVKSQLEKTKRVLSEQEALAVQREREFAEENQKLREMLEVTEEETARRATSSPGKFSSHLMNSLVAEKNAEIEELSLQVQVLRERLDSVHHTLETSDSNKEQLLETVHELRMANRETRSHSTMIRSGDQEVLRATAYEVESFDSTFIESVRPPSSFACSPLQKSFSRNEVIVESPPVQPEEEQPDQNVAALQQELNEKEAELAAKQEENEQLKKELTSISTRFEEYAQKIQNELSMCLQAEAASEASLDISIASENLQKILARVQDGGVEVLSLSELAVLSKHASGSVPETQSMATQTIRSSLTEATLLANLKRETAAAAQEAARREKILEEQIVSLKMALEESGRRVTELEESYATEKQIATDARLALLKHGPDSFQYQSRIQILNERVEFTERQLQQSKLDLDKERSRANALESALGSAETESLLTKADLEGETFRHNVTRRNFNTLQELINSKDKEFSHKKGQLEQEVNRLQSLLQQLDSSKEQSPKVKIEDNEEMLNFHGDNQAEVSQRFTRHHLRHLLAQLQEEREKNVQMHFKTLELQDMVSALKETEMRLLERHDRDKKDFDRHRAELEQRLSDARSSLIAEVAKLRQELAAVTTRDRQCDHEATFDAERRSWSAERGRLLTEAQLLSHRAQEAEAALTQEKANHILERMKAQYKAAKDTSSIVDHDKVEYLHEKCLHSESRCKSLKWQKRYLQLVITSFQATLDAVKARQPQALPQPALSPLSRFRAAALVVVSIHRMQFIVKTHLRLYRVSSTIVLKRIHDAIVDNPEPRLEPCAPAILPVSNKVQYETPKSRNLVSKH, from the exons ATGCAGAGAGAGCCGCAGGCCGGCAAAGGGCCCCTCGGAGGGCTGTCGAAG ggTGGAACGAAAGGGGATGGCGATGCGGCCTGTCTGCAAAGCCTGGACAGTGCCAGATCAAGTGTGGACAGTGCAGATGAGAGTCTCATTAGAGCCAACGAGTATGAACTCATAATGAACG aaatggAAAGGAGGTTTGTCGAAGGGCAAAAAGACGCAGATGAGGATATCATCAGCAAG CTCGAAAACGAAAAATCAGATCTGCAGCGCCAGCTACGAGAAACGAACGCGGAATTGATGGTGGAAGCAGCCAGCAGGGCTGAGCAGGATTCAACCGTTGTCGATTTAGGCCGTCAAGTTGCTATGCTGCAGGAACAACTGCACAACGCGACCGGCCTCCTGGAGTCAGCTGCTGGACCAGACGCGGTCGCTCTCATGACTGCTCAAAACGGCCGTCTTCAAGCTGAAAATATTGCTGAAAGTCTCAACAAAGCTCTTGCTGCAGCGCAGGCTGAGGCAGCTAACCTTAGAGCTCAGATTGGCCTTCAAAGTTCAAGACAG GTGCAAGAACTAAAACAAGGGATTCAGGTGCTGAGTCAGAGGTGTGAAGAACTTTCCAAAGAGAAGGAGGAATTAAtagcagaaaataaaagaaatttggcTAAATGTAAGGAAGATAGCGAATCCCGTTTTGGAGAGCaacttagaaatattaatcatCAGTGGAA aCTCAGTCAAGAACGAGCAGAAAAGGAGCACAAGGAACTGCTCACAAAACTTGAAGCTGAGTTGGAATCCATTAAGTCAGAATTTGACAACTCAAGTCTGAAGGAGCAGATCCAAGGTCTGCTAGAAGACAGGCAGTCCTTGGAAAATGTGGTTGCTGCCCTGCGAACACAATTGCAGCAAAACCATCTTGACAAG GGCCAATTGGATGCCTTGGCAAGTGAAAAAGACAAAAGCCAGTTGCAAGAACTGGTGGATTTACGCAAATTGGTTGCTCAAAGCAGCCAAGAGGTGGCTGAGCTGCGTTCAAACCAGGCCATTCTGAGAGAAGAGAATGCAAAGCTGTATgagaaaattgagattatGGAGGACGCTGAAGAGGCTCTGAGACATGTGCAGGCGCGTGCCAGAGCCCTTGAGGCAGAGTGTGGCCGCCTGCATGCGGAGAAAGAGGAGGCTGAAGCAGAAGCTGAGCTTCTTTATAGCCGATGGAGGACCACTGAGCAAGAGGCACTAAGGTTCAAACGGCTCTATTCCAGAAACAGCAATCTTAAGGACGTCATAATTGAAGAG GAAGAAgaaattgctgaaaatgtACAGTATGAGGTTGAAAATGAAGTGGATGCAGCTGAAAAGGGCGTGAGCAGGCAGAAAATTCGTCCTGAGGAAGTTCCCACTGGCCAAGGCGCTCTTATGGGCTGGGTAGAGCGGTGCGAGGCGATGGCTGGTCGGCTGCGCACTGCAGAGGCCAATGCTAGTCGCCTGGCTACTCAAATGGACCATCAAGAGGCTAGAGTCAGGGTTCTAACTGAGGAAAAGATCGCTTTGCTGCAGAAGAACAAAGAGCTCTCTGATAAGGTGGTCACTCTGCAAAGAACCTCAGCGTCAGTTGCCAGATCAAAG CTGCTTATGAATCagtatgaattaaaaattgggcAGCTGGAGAATGAGCGGGGACATTTGCAGAAAGCACTGGCGCAGCTGGAGACTGAGCTGACCAAAGCTAGAGGAAGCCGAGTGGACAACAGAGATCTTGAGTCTGCTGCCAAGCAAGCCATTATTCTTGAACATTCGCTCAAACATGCAAAACAAGCACAAAACCTGCTTCA GGTTAAAGTCTCCAACCTGGAGGAACTAGTCACCTCTCTTGAAGCTGGTCTCAATGCTGTTGGCTCAAAGCTGGAGGAGAGTAGTGCCGAATTAGCTGCTGCATGGGCCACAGCCAGTGGCCATCAGGAAGCAGCATCTTCCTTTTCAGCACAGCTAGCTGCGTGCCAAGAGCGGGCTGCAAGGTTGGAGCAGCGAATGGCTTCTGCACTAGCAGCTGATGAGTTGACCCTCTCTCTTGAAAATGGATTGCGAGACCTAGTTGAAGAGCTGGTGACTGAAGTTGGTGATCTGAAAGCCGCTTTGAAAGCTGAGCGTCTCAAAAGCTCCAAGCAACCAGAGGTTCTTCAAGAACGGATCAACTCTGCTATCCTGCTTGAAAAACTAGGACAGCAAAAAGAGCAACTTCAACTGGCCAAG gAAGAAAATTCCTGCACTTCTGGTGACTGGATTGTACGCTTGGAACAGCAACTGTGTGAAATGATAGAGGAGTTGGAATGCCGCAAAAATTCCATTACAGATTCCACAACTCGTCAAGAGGTAGAAGTAGATGCTTGTGGGAAGCTTGAAGCTGAAGTGCGTGACCTGCAAGCTCGTTTAGCGCAAGCGCAACTTCAGTGCCag GGTcttttgaaagagaaaaatgcccTGGAAAACGAGTTATTAACTTTGGAGGCAAGTCTTCAACAGAAAGAGCTTTTGATGGAGGAACAGAGAAAATTGCTGCAGTTGCAAGTGTCTGAGAAAGATTTGGAAGTGAAAAAGGTTCATGCAGAAGCCACAGTTAAAGAG ATAGAATTGCTACTTTGTCGTTCCCGAATGTCTGAGGGGATGGATTGCGTGACTGATGGTTGTGGTCGCTTGCAAGAGGTCAAAACTGCCTTGGATGAAATTCATGAAACTGCTGTGGCACAAATGCGAGAACAATTGGCTAGCCATAATCCTGTTAACATCAGTCAACTTCAAATGATACATCTGCAGCAG CTTGAGGATATGAAAAAGCGAATTGATGCTCAGGAGATCCATCTGAgggaaaattttgctcaaaaaatcTCGCAAGAAGTGGAAGCCGTACTTAAGAATTTAGAG GGAGCCTTTGATGAAAAGTGCTTGAATAAAGTGCAAAATTGTGTTCGAAAAGATGTCGAGGCGGAAATGCAGAAACTGAATACCAGCTTTGAAAGGCAGGTACTCAGTTTGCAAGAAAAGCACAACCAGGAAATTGAAGTGTTCAAAGCTGAGAGTCAATCTAAATTCGCATGTCTTAAAGAG AAGCTTGACACCAAGGCTAGCAATGAGAAGGTggagaatattttgaaacaggATAAAGAGCGCCACAATGAATCCCTTTTGAAGGGATTGGAGAGGTCAGTCTGTTCTCAACTAGATGCTTGCTTCCAG gaaatcTGTGAGAAATGGGGTGAAAAGTGCAGTAAGGCAGCTCTGGAAGGTGGTCAGGAGGTGGCTGCTGAAGTGAGGGCAGCTTCTTTACAGCTCAGTAACAAATATCATCAAGAGATGGAAAACCTGCGAAAAGCCCTCAAGGAGGCCAACTCAAAAATCCAGGAGCAAATTAAACTGGAATGGGAAAAGTCAAG TGAGGTGACTGACCTGCAACAGATCAATGACCTCTTGGCTGATCTGCGATCATCAGGGTTAACTGTTAGTACCTTGCTGGATTTGAAGTCAGCGCTTGAGGAGAAACACAAGCAGGAAATGGACGAGCTGAGATCCTATTTTGAGCAGCGGTGTGAAAA ATACACAGAGGACGTGATAAGCCAGAGAAGCCAgagcagaaaaatttcaatcagttCTGACGAGTTCCAGTCTGGCGATTTTGATCAGGACAAAACGAAAGACTGTGAAAGCTTCTCAGAACCGCCTTCATTAACAAG ACCTGACGTTCGCTTACTTGAGGCTGTGGAAGCAGAATGGCGTGACAAGTTTTCAAGACAGGAGGAGAAATATGAGCAACAGATTAAGCAACTAGCAAAAGACATGCAAGATGCGCATCAGCTAGAAATCTCTCAGCTGCTTGATGCCACAGATCAAAGCGAAAGGCTACGATCTGAGATGCTACCCAGGATACATACTTTCAATCTAACACGCGAGCCTGTTATTGAG GAATCTGTGGATGAAATTCCAGTTTGGAGCAAACAAATTGAACAGGAAGTGGAAAGAAGAGTAGCTGAAGAGACTCAAAAAATTAGCACTCAAATTGATGAGGAAATTGCTGCCATTAAAAAAGCCAGCATTCAAGAGCAG TTGGCGCTAGAGGAGAAGCACAAAAAGACTGCCATTGAATGTATTGAACAACGCGAAAAGCTTATTAAAGAGTTGGAGGAAAAGTTTCAAGCTAGTTTGGTTGAGCTTCAAGGAAAGCACGAGAAGCagatttctaatttaaaagtgaagcATGAGAAAGAACTTGGAGAGCTTGAGGAGGAGTTGAACAAAa CGCACAAAGAAAATCTGGAACTagtattaaatgaaatgaatgcAAAGTTTGCTGAAAATCTGGAGGGATTGGAAAAGCTGCTTGCTCAGGCGCATCAAAAAGAAGTACTTAAGCTACAGCAGTCAATAGAACAGCAG GAAGAGAGTTTTGTGGCGCTGCTGGAGGACCAGGCGAAGCGCGGCGCCGTCTCGGAGCTTGAATTCGAGCGGCGCCTGCAGCAAGAGCGGCTTGACACAGTGTCCGCCCTCAGCCAACACCTGCAG GCGATGCTCGCTGGTGAACAGGAGGTCACTGAGTGGCCTGCTGAAATGGAGCAGCTGCGCCAATACCTAGTCACTGATGCTCAATCCCAGGTGGACAAGCTCAAGAAGCAACATCAGAGGGAAATGGAAGTTCTTCGTCAGCAATTGAATGAG gGTGGTGAAGCACCTCTCcgagagcaatttttgcaacagaaACAGGTGTTGAACCGAGAGAATGAACTGCTTAGGCACTTGGTGTCTGAACTAGTGCGATACTTAGGCCAGCTGGATGAGCAGCTTGCGTCGTTTGTTGACACTCACGCGTTGGGCAGTGATACCGAGAGCAATGCCAGCGAGGAGGAGCGAAGACTGCGTTTGGCGCCAGACCTTAGTGCCCTATCTGAGGCGCTTGACCTCTCGCAGCTTGACGCAGCCCAAATGCGAGCAGACCTTGATGCCTGCTTGCTGCGCCTCCGTCGTGAGGTAGCTGACATCATCGGGGTTTCGGAGGCTTCTCTTGTCGGCACAAAACAG CtggatgaattaaaacaaCTGCTAGCAGCCAGCGAAGCTAAGGTCGCAAACCTAGAGGCCCGTCTTGATGGCAGAGCAAGAGATACAATATCTGAAGGTTTTGGTGATGATGGGGCTCCACTTGGTCTGGAGGCTCGCCTTAGCAGAATAGAGCAGTTATTGGAAATGGTCAAGGCAGCCTTGCAGGACGAGCCACATCCCTCTGGTCCACTTCTTGAACAGTTAGTTGCAGAAGGACAGAGACTAGCAGACGAGACCAGGCGGGAAAAAGATGACCTTCATATGCAG ATTGAGTGCGCAGACAAACAGGTGCGTGCAAACCGAGTGTTTATGGATGAACAAGCGGCAGAGCGCGAGCAGGAGCGCGACGAGTTTGCCCGCCAGCTGCAGCAACTGAAGGATGCCCTCAAGGACAAGGATAAGGACAAGCATGAGATCGTTCGATTGGCCAAAGAG GTTGAATTTCTTGAAGGACTGGGCAGGGAGAACACCGTCCAGTTGCAGAAAGCGCAAGCTACCGCCGCGGACGCAGCTGCACAGTTCAAGGCCGCCAATGATAAG GTGCAAGTTTTGCGTGAAGTGGTCAAAACCTTAGAAGGACAATTGGAGGATAAATCCAAGAGTGAGGCGGAGCTAAAACTGCAGTTGAGTGACCTGCAAACTGCTTTCAATCAAGAGAGTCGAGTCTTGAGCGAGCAG TTGGACGCTTTAAAGAATGACCACAGCTCAATTGACCTACTTGACCAAATCGGCACCTTGGAGGAACAGCTGAACGATTACAAGAGAAAGCTGGAAGAAAAGGTTAGCCAAGAGACACCTGCCCAGGCAGAAATGAACTTGCAG ttaaaaactATAGAAATGACTCTTGACAAGCGAACTAAAGAACTTGAGCGCGTACACAAGCGCACTGAGTTAAGCGATATTGCGGAAGGGGTGACCTCGCCAGAAAGTACTGATAGGGTTCGGTCGCCATTGACCTCCCTGCGGCGCTTGCAGGACAAACTGCAGAACCACACTCGAGCTGAGGATGCTGCCTTCGCACACATTAAAAAGTTGGAGATTGAACTCTCATCTGCTCGACGCGCGGAGGAg GGTCTACAAATCGAGCGATGCGAGCTACAGAAGCGAGTAGAAGACCAGTTGCAGCAAATCACTAGTCTGCAAGCACGATTGGACCAGCAACGCTTCCAGCAGAGCAGCCTGGAACAACTCCAGAGTTCCAATGTGCGACAAGTGCAACTTCGCTCAGCCGAACAGCTTGAGAACCTCAAAGAAAAGTTGGCTGCTAAAGAGACTGAG GTGAAAGAGGTGAAAAGTCAGCTAGAGAAGACAAAACGCGTGCTGTCTGAACAGGAAGCACTTGCTGTccaaagagagcgagagttTGCTGAGGAAAATCAAAAGTTGCGTGAAATGCTGGAGGTAACTGAAGAAGAGACTGCTCGCCGAGCAACTTCCAGCCCTGGCAAGTTCAGCAGCCACCTAATGAACTCCTTGGTTGCTGAAAAGAATGCCGAGATTGAAGAACTTTCATTGCAG GTGCAGGTGTTGCGGGAGCGACTGGACAGTGTGCACCACACTCTTGAAACTTCTGACTCAAACAAAGAGCAGCTTCTTGAGACAGTCCATGAACTGCGAATGGCTAATCGAGAGACGCGTTCTCACTCAACCATGATCAGAAGTGGAGACCAGGAGGTGCTTCGCGCCACTGCCTATGAGGTGGAATCCTTCGACTCCACCTTTATTGAGTCGGTCAGGCCACCCTCCAGCTTTGCTTGCTCCCCCCTGCAAAAGTCGTTTAGCAGAAATGAAGTAATTGTGGAGAGCCCTCCAGTCCAGCCTGAAGAGGAACAGCCGGATCAAAACGTAGCTGCACTGCAGCAGGAACTGAATGAAAAGGAGGCAGAGCTGGCTGCTAAGCAAGAAGAGAATGAACAGCTAAAGAAAGAACTGACGTCCATCTCAA CTCGCTTTGAAGAATACGCGCAGAAGATTCAAAATGAGCTAAGTATGTGCCTGCAGGCTGAGGCAGCTTCAGAGGCTAGTCTTGACATTTCAATAGCATCAGAGAATCTGCAGAAAATCTTGGCTAGAGTTCAGGATGGTGGCGTTGAGGTGCTAAGTCTAAGCGAGCTTGCAGTCCTCAGCAAGCACGCATCAGGCTCTGTCCCAGAAACACAGTCGATGGCCACGCAGACAATCAGGTCCTCTCTGACAGAAGCTACCTTACTGGCCAACCTTAAGCgcgaaacagctgctgcagcTCAGGAAGCCGCTCGAAGAGAGAAAATTCTTGAAGAACAAA TTGTCAGCTTGAAGATGGCTTTAGAAGAAAGTGGAAGGCGGGTAACTGAACTTGAGGAAAGCTATGCTACTGAAAAGCAAATTGCCACTGATGCGCGCTTGGCTCTCTTAAAGCATGGTCCTGACTCATTTCAGTATCAGTCTCGAATCCAAATACTCAACGAACGCGTGGAGTTTACAGAGCGACAACTGCAACAATCAAA GCTGGACCTGGACAAAGAACGTAGCAGGGCTAACGCATTGGAGAGCGCGCTTGGCAGTGCAGAGACTGAGAGTTTACTTACGAAGGCTGATCTGGAAGGGGAAACTTTTAGGCATAATGTCACAAGAAGAAACTTTAACACGCTCCAAGAG CTCATCAACTCAAAAGATAAGGAATTTTCGCATAAAAAGGGACAGCTTGAACAGGAAGTGAACAGGTTGCAAAGTCTCCTCCAGCAGCTAGACTCAAGCAAAGAGCAAAGCCCTAAAGTCAAA ATCGAAGACAATGAGGAAATGTTAAACTTCCACGGTGACAACCAAGCAGAGGTGAGCCAGCGCTTTACTCGTCACCACCTTCGCCACCTTTTGGCTCAG TTGCAGGAGGAGCGTGAGAAGAATGTGCAAATGCATTTCAAGACGCTCGAGCTGCAGGACATGGTGTCTGCTCTGAAAGAGACTGAAATGCGGCTGCTGGAGCGTCACGACCGAGACAAGAAAGACTTTGATCGCCACCGCGCTGAGCTTGAGCAGCGCCTCTCTGACGCCCGCTCCAGCCTGATCGCTGAGGTGGCCAAACTTCGACAAGAGCTGGCCGCCGTTACCACAAGGGACCGTCAGTGCGATCATGAGGCAACCTTTGATGCCGAACGCCGTTCCTGGAGCGCTGAGCGAGGCCGTTTGCTCACGGAGGCTCAGCTGCTGAGCCACAGGGCACAGGAGGCAGAGGCCGCTCTCACTCAAGAAAAGGCCAATCACATTCTGGAACGCATGAAAGCGCAGTATAAGGCAGCAAAAGATACTTCTTCTATTGTTGATCACGATAAG GTGGAATATTTGCATGAGAAGTGTCTGCACAGCGAAAGTCGCTGCAAGTCCCTGAAGTGGCAGAAGCGTTACCTGCAGCTCGTGATCACATCTTTCCAGGCAACTTTGGATGCCGTCAAGGCCCGACAACCTCAGGCACTGCCCCAACCAGCTCTCTCACCTCTTTCCAGATTCAG AGCTGCAGCGCTAGTAGTGGTTTCGATTCATCGAATGCAGTTTATTGTCAAGACTCACTTGCGCTTGTACCGCGTGAGCAGCACTATAGTTCTAAAGCGAATCCATGACGCTATTGTCGATAACCCAGAGCCCAGATTGGAACCATGTGCGCCAGCAATTCTGCCTGTTTCAAA CAAAGTCCAATACGAGACCCCTAAATCTCGCAACCTAGTTAGCAAGCACTAA